TGCATTGAATCTGACTTAGAATCAATGCTTTAGTCTCAGTGCGAGAGGAAACAGATGTTCAACAACACCAGCGAATTCACGGGCtattactttacatttaataggctttatttaatatttaatgggGGGACGGTGGATGAGAATTATTAACAGTCCAAATGTCATTTGCTGTGTCAGTCTGGCTTCAGGGCTTTGAGGATTTTCTCTCCTATTGAGTTTTTCCAGTGTGGCCTTTAAACTCGTGATCTTCACATTGCCTCAGTCTGTGGTGCTTCGGCACAGATCATAATAAAAACATAGTAGGTGTTTTAAAATGCTCTATTACTTACCGGCGTCAATTCATATTGCTCCACAGCTTCTCTCAaagtctcttatttattattgaaaagcACATACGACCCTTATATCACTTAATTCTACTTTGCTGCTTTATATCTCTGGTTCTGTCTGTGTTCTTCAGATCCGCGCGCGTGACAGGTCTCGCTCTGTGCTGAAGTTGGGAAATTGATAACGCGCCGGAGACGCGCAATAAAAACACCGCCCGCGGGCGCGACACCCGGATCCCCTATTATGCAAATACGGGGGTAATTTTAAAGACAAATCGTTGGCTTTTATTCccttatatttctgttttatacgTCTCGGTTTCTCCggagaataaaacatttaatgtgtcGAGCCCAATGATGGATCTGACCTTCAATCATTGCAACGAATGGAGGGGctgaagagaagaaaacaaaatgcaagAATTTCGCCATCAATGTTCCTAAACTTTTGCGCACgctaaatgtgaaaaatatcGGCCattaaaatctgaaatctgagggcgTGATTAATACCGGATCAAATGTCCataggggcggacttacccattaggcaaaggtaggtgactgccttgggcccccaaaagccaggggccccctaaaatgcttttcatataggagatgcgcaaTAAGCGCGGACACGcaaacggttgctgtttacggtgtttgtTACCACGACAACGGTCTGCGtttccgagttgaacgtgcttcttgtgtatcctgcttgtagcaaatgaaaatcatgcatctgaagctgactgctgcacgagcgcgaggtctctctttcccagcgcgcgcacacacttctctctctgcgtccgctctgttcagcgagcggctgaaaggagctgcgctttcagttaaaaacacagatatatgttgcttctctaattttacatgcaagtatagtcGAAATCATAGCACAGCTagtgtctttatcttatgtgtagcctatttgattttatcagaaaaCGGCACGATTATACTATAAAtcgggatttttgtgcagattaacatcttggaagggagagctgtttatgtagtcttaatgggtcgcgtttcagtcactatttcatattcatcccgttgtctgacaacagaacttcatgctctgttaactatggtttcactcataaacatatattgcataaagcatcagtatttgtccatgcccatgttgattagagtattaaaaacttAAAGTCCCGGGATATTATCAGCTgaaacagctcaaacatgcattttagtctgagactatcttaagccttgtctgtgaaagcgagggaaaagtattaatttaaggtacatttagatttagaatagataaaaatgtgcaattaagttgcgattattcacaagttaactcatgaacaatcatgcgattaatcacgattaaaatgttttaattgattgacagccctaagttaaaatgactaaaattaaatgtaggtttacgctggtaactcatcagtggactttaCTCATCAATATAGGGTATACCTTTTTCATACtcttctcattctcactaattcagAATGAACCTCAGAAACCTTtagtcttcagaaaagtttagatcgcattttcattttacctgataaaggatcatttatgagctgagcactgctttgtttacagccgttatcggggaaaccactatatttcttacgttccaaaagcacctcctactggtagagaatgaatttgcattttcaataatccagtctgcagtttttgttcagaccaatgcaaaaattcacccacataaatccatttaaataatatagtaatttatacttctgatcccttttcttgaaaaaaggttcaattgtgaggttaatcaattgctatttcatggtctacaacatgaaataataaaagtgtctgctaaatgattaaatgtaaatgttaatgaagGAATCCTAttttaacatgtacataaaaaatttagaaacattggacacaacaatgtggcaccattgtgcagcagcaagcatcacgacaaaaaaggacctcaaagttgatctaggtaaatgtgtgcaaatgtatagggccccattcctatatttgcctggggcccccaattcactaaatccgcccctgtgTCCATATATTCAACAATTCAAGCATGAATACGcaattcatacaaaaatgaacTAGCCTAAGTGTATCTTATCTATGAGGAACACGTTTAAACTTTAGAATTAAAATCATATTGATAAGTTGTGGCTCTTAAAGGTGTCTAAAATATGTTTCcggagaaaaaaagggaaaaaagtctcaaatctaattcaatttttttttttttttatcgtccttttcattattttttagcaGTGAATTAATATCTGAAATCAGTTACTGATATCGTAATAGCCTGAATCtgaaattgatttgatttgaatcaaagtcaaatcaagtcaaagTGTGTCGTAAGCAAAAATGTGTTGTTGAAACTGGtttaaaagtttttcagaaatgaaaattatgaatCCGGCATAGATACTAAGATTAGGCctacatttcataattttggcacgtgttttaaactagattgttctagaatttctcatttttaatcatctcagacatgcttttttattattgacttttaatttatatgttagcctaatatttttgtaattgggTATAATTTCAGTACTTAGATTAATACAGATGAACTGTATTAacagaaaaaattacattttggaaaaggatatatatatatatatatatatatatatatatatatatatatatttcataaatttttttgacaatttaattATTCctaaataatactatatatatatttttaatttatttatttatttatttatttttttatttttaatttatttatttatttatttatttattttggacttGAACTAAAAGAATGAGTTAATTACATTGTTGGAGTAATTAGAAAATACCAGTAGGTCTCTATTCTAACTCGGTCATCTGATGGATCAAACCTCACGGGACACCCTGAGAAACAGGACGAGTGATATCGTTCAGGGGCCGATTACACGATAGTGAAGAGCTCAGAGCTTCCTCAATCAAtcacgagagaaagagagagagagggggagagagagagagatttttttttttttggcaaaaacaaTTCAGTTTGAGTGTATGAAGATATACACTGAATAACTGCTTTACGTTGTCAATTGTTCGACAAACAGGAAACTCAAGGAGAAGCAAATGTCACATAATTATATGCTATTATCGCGCGTCTAACAGCAAACAGGCCAAATTTGTCACCGCGTGCGCATATGGCACGGAAGCGCGCCAGAAGCACGTTTAGGGGAGTCAAGCGTTTCTGCCAGAAATGTCTGAATACATTCATTgggcagtttttaaaaaatcattcatGTGTCAACGATAATCTAAGAGCCGTCAAAAGCTCAGTGGCGGCGTCACATTTTTAGACACCGTGTCCATTTCACTGGAGAGACTGAAGCTGAAAACTGCCACGCTAATAGTCTGTGAGAGCAAATTACGCTGCTGCACCTCAGGTCACAAATTACATTGTTCTACTTGTTGATTTGCGGAGTTTAATGATACAGATGATTTATTACAAAACAACTAAAGTGGATGCTAAATTTTAGAACTATtaaacatttccatttgtttGCATATTAAGCGACTTGAGTAGGCCAACACATGAATAGCCTAATCTCGCGTTGTTTCACCTTGACCCGAAGAGGACTTTCTTTTTACcgaaaatgttaatgtaatcgCTTTGGATTTAAAGTACTGACGTTTCTCCCACAGGGTATAGAATATtgataaaactttatattttttttgcatttcttcagatttttttccccaccttgttacacttgtggtgttcgcGATCAAAAGTGACCGACCTGCataaaattgcatatatttaCCAAATATTGAATTcaactgttttctttcaattagcacaggtttcgTATTTCTTTTTTGAAGCGATTGTTCGCATaggcctcactgatctgagcttatgcatctcgttttttgagtgaaaaagaaTGATTTGCAATGAATGAAAAAAGAATGATTAGCAATGTCCACTCCAAAACTGAGGCGCATAAACTCAGGTGAATGAGGTCTACGagcaatcattttaaaaaggaaatgcaaaacctgtgctaattgaaataaGGTTGATAAATAGCAGATTTAATCTAATATTTGGTAAAATAGCGTTTTGTGCAATTAAGGGTTAATTCAGCAGGTGTCAGATGCAGCATAAGTTCACAACACCTTTAGTAACACAATACAAACATCTGCCCATTTAAAAGAGACGTTTAAATGTAGGCTATTCTGATCAGTTTTGACAAATGAATTGGATTGCTTTTCTTTATAAACGCTAGCATACAAATTTATCAATCCATGCCAAATAATTGCAAAGCAAACAACATTCACCCTGGAAAATAATCACCAATAAAAACCAAAGTAAGTCTGTGTCATTTGTTCTCGGTGGTAAAAGATGTCCATTTCACCTGCTCAGGCGCTTCTAAACTGCATTACTGACTCAATCTCCTCGGCTCTTTCATTGCGCGTGTCCTGCCAGCAGCCTGCCCTCGGCAAACACTCCATTTCCTGGAGTGAGGACACGAATTTGGCCGTCAATTTAAAAAGCTTTGCGCGCTCACACACAAGCAGCAGAGCTCGGCGCCACGGTCCGGCACAGAACTTCTCATATTTGATGGATATTGTTTCGGtgacatttatgtaataaaatctaATTGGTCTGTTGCGGGATAGTGTTACTGAATGAAATTACGCGGATGGAGAGCATTTGGCATGTGGGGTTTGAGCATTCATCAACGCCATGGCACAAATCAATGCTGTACATCTGAGCAGCGGGACTGTATTTAGTGATGACGAACACCGACAGTCTCCGATTTCTGCCGAACGATCGATAACGCAATGCATCCTTCACGTTTATCTCAGTCAATCCATTTTGTAGAAAAACACTCACTTTTAACTGACAGGACACGAAATCGAGATTGCAGTATTaagtttttaaatacacaatatagGCCTATTCGTTGTTTTGAATATGTgctaacattatatataattagagTTGCCGGTATATTTATATGAAAGAATCGTATTATAGTGAGAAAACGGAATTAATTTAACACTATCCTTTTGcactgaaaacactgactgatatttcctactggaAATAGCCTACAAATCTTGTTTCATGTTGCAAGCAACATTACAAAGTAAATTCAAAGTTTGTGCGTAAAACGGTGCTAATGCAATTCAACATAATGAGAGACGTCTGTAAATAAATTAGCAGCAGCATCTTTCAGCCCCAATAAATGCGCATTTCAGAAATTGGTCTGATGACATTACTGAATAACATGATGAGGCTCTAGTTCGCAGTTTTTTTCTCCCCTGTTCCTAAATGTCAACCAATAGACAGAGATAATGACGGTTCGGATCAGTCGACCAATGAAACCTTGAGCTGATGAGTTTAGCAGGAGCCGCGGAGCGGAAACTCGACAGTTTGACGCGTGGCGCAGAGGTGGCGAGACCTGTCAGAGTTCAAACAAGGAATCAGAGAAACGAGGACGTTCATCCGAGACCATGGACaagaataaaactaaattaaatctatttttgccACAGTTAACGTGATTTCGTTTGTTTTAATCCTTCATAATCTGCTGCGCAAAGAGGAGTCATGGAGCGCGCGGAGCCGAAACCGCAATCGAAATCAAATCAGGAACCCATAAGATTCGGGATCGACCAGATTCTGGGCTCTTTGGACCAGGAGAGCAGGGTCGGAAACACTGTGGATAACAGCCGCTTGGGAAGCCCATCCAGGGCGAGCGTCGCGCCTCATGTCTCCTTACCCATCTCTCTGTCCGGAGTCACGGGCGCGCTGGAGGACTCCGGGCGGGTGTACGGGGTGAGCGGCACTCTGGTGCCCAGTGGAGTGATCCGGGTTCCGGCGCACAGACCTCTCGCTGCCGCGGTGCCGCCGGCCATGGTGAGCGCCGCACCGGCGCTGTGTTTCCCCTGGATGGACAATAACCGCAGGTTCCCTAAAGACAGACTGCCAGGTAAAAGACAAATATCTCTGGGGATGCTGGAGTTTGTTCAAACGATGCAAAGATATGGCTGCTGGACCAACGCAGTtgccttcagaaaaaaatattaatttttttaaagagttcatctccaaaataaatgaataaataataaaatcaataaatatgttGAACTTACAACAAGCTTATCACAATGGTATCACCCTGAAAAACTTTATAcgttttttaatacagtttttgtaatgatattaaatataatcaaCTAGTATAGCTTACAATAATTGTAAGATTTGTATCATTTAAattgatataattattataataattatatcaatTTAAATGAGTAGGCTTGCCTATATTTAGGCTACACGCTAAAAACAGATGAATTCACAAAACGCACACaggcaaaaacaaaactaaacaaattatGTGGGTGGTTGCTGtaatgtgtttaatgttaatCCAAAATATTGATTCAACGATTAGGCCCAAAAGTAGACTACATTTAAGCTATATCAAAATGAGAACATTTCTTCAATTAAGTCAATAAATCGTAGACATGTCTTTTAACATTAGTAGCCTACACATTAACAACATGTAAGTAGAACTGAGTTGAGTTCAGCACAACGGTTTAAAATCAGTTATAAGAAAAGCGGGCTTGTTTCTGGACCCAAACTgtatgaaaattgaaaaaaaaaaaaatctaaaaggaataataataataataataataataataataataataataataataaggaaatgCTCATTCAAAACTCTCAATTCAgaaattaatgcatccttttcTGTTCGTTTTCCCTTgggtaaaaatatagatttaatcatttaataagcgtgaaataaattatagatatatatatatatatatatatatatatatatatatatatatatatatatatatacaacatactttatatatatatataaagtatgttGTTTCAAACATAGGTGACAGTTTTAGTGATTCACATTAGTCAAATAAATCTGCACGAAATTAGCCTAATAAATTTTCTATCAAATGACCTCAAATCCGATTGATTTTTGTCACTGCACGCGTTGACCTCCTCCACAGTGTTGTCCTTCATGTGGACAAACAGTTTTGGGAAGAGACAAAATTGCTACctacaaaatacattaaagatACACACAAAACAACTTTCACAATaggttttgttacattttaactaggttgtatatgtatatgaaacaaataataaaattagccAATAAATTAGCCAACAAGATAATTTCGTTTCAAACTCGAATTATAAACTATTTAGGCTAGTATCCTATACAATAATTATAGAATTATCCGAAAAAATATATAGGttatttgtttttagaaaatataaaaaaaaaacagagcattgTAAATGACTCGTGTCGCTGTGTTTCGCAGCTCTCATTCCGTTCACCGTGACCCGGCGGATCGGTCACCCGTATCAGAACCGAACTCCCCCCAAACGGAAAAAGCCCCGCACTTCGTTCTCGCGCGTGCAGATCTGTGAGCTGGAGAAACGCTTCCACCGGCAGAAGTACCTGGCGTCTGCGGAGCGCGCGGCCCTCGCCAAGAGCCTGAAGATGACCGACGCGCAGGTCAAGACCTGGTTCCAGAACCGACGGACCAAGTGGAGGTGAGACCGGTTTGACCCAGATCTGTTCACCCGAGCATCACACACATGACTGAAGCATTTCAAAACAGTACAAGATGCTTTTTATGTCATTAacgtgtttgtgtattttttttaacaagttgtTGAAGCAGGAAAATGTAACTGCAAACATTTAGACGTGTTTAGATTCAAGGTAGGCCTACTACAcgttttaaaatttagtttacattttaagcaaataattTTAGATAGCAATTTTATCACAgtgaaatacattacatttaatatatttaatttaaataaattaatttaatttaaatacggaCCTTTTCACAATCCCGTTGTTCTCGGAAGTATAGTCAGAGTTGGTTAAATTTCTATAGTGGTGAACggacaacaaatatattttttacgtTCTAGTTTTCtccaatagcaaaagaaaaatccACCATAGCGTTTCTATAGCTTTtccaaaaatgagagaaaaaatgaCAGACTGATTACGTTGTATAGAGGAGAAGATGTGAAATCTGTAGTTGTGTTAGAAACACTGACGCAATAGCgtttactagttttatgtaatttaatggcAAGGTAATAGaacagaaaatgtacatttaaaaatgaaatagcTAGATTCATGATGCTGATAACTGGAAACACATCACAGTCTGTCAATAGTgtctaatttgatttaaaatccacactttctttaattattatgtGAATTTTATCAAAGGGTCAGATGTTTTGGATTTCTACATTTTGCTAACTATAATCTTACTTCAAAATCTCCAGAAGGCAAACAGCTGAGGAAAGAGAGGCGGGACGTCAGCAAGCCAATCGGATGCTGCTTCAGCTTCAGGCTGACGCCCTCCAGAAGTCCATGAGTGAATCAGTGTCGTCGGATCCTCTATGTGTGCATAACTCCTCCCTCTACGCTCTCCAGAACCTCCAGCCTTGGGCCCAGGAGAGACCGGGTAAAATGGCCCCAACAACCACCGCACTGGCTTAAAATCTCTGCCAAGATGCTGGAATCAGGACCGTGATGCTTCAAACTGTCCTGCACTTTCAGAATGGAAAGACTAAAACTCTCATATCTGAATATGAATCAGgctttttgaacagtttttttttctaaatctcgAAGCATCTAAGCACTTTTTGTGGGAATAGTGAACTGTAATGACATCTGTGAGTTTGTTATGGACACAAAAACTTTCCAAACACCATCCCATGTAGATGCTGCCTTGGAAAAACAGGGTGAAACATTCACAGAAACTAACTGTCAATCAACCTGAATCACAGAATTGTATATATGAACTGTTTAAATGATGTCTGTGAGAAAATCTACAAAATATTGTACTTATCGTAATTATTTTGTGCTCTTATGGTGGCGATGCATTACCGACTAATGTTTGTCATTGTTGACGTACTTTCAACCGGAAAAAGCAATGGTGTGTAAATACAGGATAACACTGAACAATCAGCATTATGCATTGaaaattttattgttaaatagtTCATACAACATTCCAACAAGATGATATTTAAGCTTCCTGTctcctccatctgtctgtctaattGACTGTCTGTCTCCTCTTTTACAACATCATGGAAACACAATCGTCCCTCAGTCGACCCTGTACTTTATACAATACACAGTTTTTATCACTTTTACAGACACCGCCACTCCGTATTTGATTATTCAGGCCCACTTTGCAGagtataaaatatacattgtgTGTAATAATTCAAATATCATACATATTACACTCATCAAGCTTTACTGGCACAGTGATTGTTCAAAAACTACATCATATCATGCTCAAAACTtagcagaaaaaataataaaaacagcattaagaTGGTTATCAGAGCATATTCGGGTCTGCCAGGACTGTTTGTGATTGTGATAAACACAGGTTTCAACTTTCAACACACTTTTAAACACGATGGCTTATGTTTCCTGGCAccaaaacatttgtgtgtgtgtgtgtgtgtgtgtgtgtgtgtgcgtgcgtataatttgaatatatatatatatgagtgtgtgtgtgtgtgtgtgtgtgtgtgtgtgtgtgtgtgtgtgatataaagagttaatttgcaaaaacagagttatcttttttaaaatcatgttttccatgtgcatttaaatgaatctcaatcaaactgcagttgggttttttttaattagtttaaaataactaaaaaaaaaacagctaacacacaataaaacaataaaaacattgtttttttaattcttttacattttttgattttttaagttATCTTGATTTTtcagttatctgtttttgcaaataaactcttcatatatctatctatctatctatctacctatctatctatctatctatgtatatatatatatatgaagagtttattattattattattattttaaatatattttctctatttttcgACTCAAATCCAATGTTGAGAACTGAACCTGCGACCTTTGGGCtacaactctctaaccattaggccacaaataATATTCAGTTTCATTCAGATATATATTAGATTTCGAAGCAACTGAATTGTGAATGTCATTTATGTTGAGTTGCATTTGTCTAGACAAATTAACTAGTTACATAAATCTTTTGTTTGctgtcttttaaatatttaaaaaattttgctCTCTTGATTTATGTCACAGTAAGTTGGCATTATGGCTGCATAAAACAGTACTACGTTTAGGCAATTCACAgctttaattcaataaaaaaaataaataaataaataaaaataattatattagttaaacacaaacaaagacaaatataGTGACTGCTAAAGTTTGCCATGGCCAGCTGCACAGGAGCCAATgtgtcacatttcaccccaaaatcattaGAAATAAGACATTTGCTGCCTCTaatttaagcatatttaaataaaatcactctACTTCATTAATGAGAACCACATTTTGAGGATACTGGGGTGAAATATCAGATCTTCTCCTGATgacactgactgactgacagacataCAGACCAATCAGGAAGCAGATATTTGAGTAGGCGGAGCTAAGAGCGATCACAAGCCAACAAGAGACGAGTGATGAATACAGACTATCACTAATAATGGACACGAACAGCAAGCAGTGGTCAGGATGACGAGATGCATGAGCACAAGacaaatactgtcaaaaacaaacacagcagaaTAGCAACTTCTGCAAAGCCGGCGAAATGATTGCTGATGGGTCGTATCCTGAGAAAACCACTGGTTATATTACTGGATTAGCATTTCTACCTAAATGACAGGCACAGAAAAATGGTTTTAGGATGTATATCTGTAGCACATTAGCTGGAGAACTATCACAGGTCGAGTATATCGGATGTTGTTCTGGAAAAATGTGATATCCACAATCCACCATAAATAGCTTAAAATGCATCACATGTATTTTCAAATCCCTCACAGTAAATTCAGTCCCATGGAAAGAGTTCAACTGGCTTCTACAGGACCTCTTGGAAACCCGCTGAGGGCCTTTGACACACAATTACTGACATGCTCTTTTAACTAGTACCTTTTTTGGTTAAAGACATATAAATCTCACATCTGTAACAGAACGAGGTCAGACACGCAGGTTTCCCGGGATGTAAATCA
The Cyprinus carpio isolate SPL01 chromosome B14, ASM1834038v1, whole genome shotgun sequence DNA segment above includes these coding regions:
- the LOC109066560 gene encoding T-cell leukemia homeobox protein 3-like; its protein translation is MERAEPKPQSKSNQEPIRFGIDQILGSLDQESRVGNTVDNSRLGSPSRASVAPHVSLPISLSGVTGALEDSGRVYGVSGTLVPSGVIRVPAHRPLAAAVPPAMVSAAPALCFPWMDNNRRFPKDRLPALIPFTVTRRIGHPYQNRTPPKRKKPRTSFSRVQICELEKRFHRQKYLASAERAALAKSLKMTDAQVKTWFQNRRTKWRRQTAEEREAGRQQANRMLLQLQADALQKSMSESVSSDPLCVHNSSLYALQNLQPWAQERPGKMAPTTTALA